TTTAAGTTTAATTTATTGAGTTAACAACTAATTCAATAAATTTATTATTTTCAATCTATTTTTTAAATAATCTTACCTGTATTTAAAACCTTAAAAATAATAAAATGCTGCTTTAACTATTGCTCATTTTAATGTTGCCATACCTTTTAAGGCCAAAACTCACTTCTTTTTCAACAAATCTATATCTAAACAACGATTACAAAAAAGTATTCTTAGCCAATCAAAGTATTTAACAAATAAATCAAAAGACAACTACCATGTTCATGTAATATTAATTTATTCATAGAATGATTTTTATTTAGCTATTACTTAACAGAACAATTCTATAGTGCCTTAAAATGCTCTATAAATTATCTACAACTTCAAAGTTTTTAAATCTTTAAAACAATAATCATTAAAAATCCATTCATAAATAACATATACTGTTATTTAAATAAATTTGATAAAAAATACATAAAAATAAATTTTAAAAAAAGCTCAAAATACTACAAAACTTATCACAATAAAAATATTGTTATGATTATTCCAATAATTCAATATTGAACCTAATATTATATTATATTAAATATTGAATTATATTAAATATTGAATTATATTAATATTGCATTATATTAAATATTAGATTTTAATTAAGGAGAGTATTTATGAAATATAATATAATTGCAAGCATATTCGTTTTTCTATTTTTAAATGCTTGCAATCCAGATTTGAGCACCAATCAAAAAGATGTGAAGTCTTACTATAGTAAAAAGGGAGTAAAATCTAATAAGAAAAGACTAAAATCTAATAAAAAGATATTAAAACCTAAAGCAGAAGCAAACCAAAATCAAGAAGCAAAACCAACTCAAAAAGTAGACCAAAATCAAGAAGAAGATCCTGATAAAAGAATAAAAAATACACTGCTTGATGATTTAAGAAATTTAATAGAAACAGCTAACGCGGATAGAGAAAAATCTATACAAAAAGCGAAAGAAGAACCTGTAGACCAATATGGAATAGCGGCTTTTAAAGAATTGGGATGGTCATCACCAGGTGGTGAAAAAATAGCCGATAATAGCGAAAGATCTAAAAGATATAGAAAACGAATTTATGCTACATTAAATGATATTGATATTAGTGAATTAAAGACATTATCAGAAATAATAATGCTGTCAGGACAAACACAAGGTCTATTTAACACCCTTAGCACATTTGGAGAGACTCTAGACGATGTGATCGTTCACTTATACCCTAAAAAAGATACTTTAGACAAACTAAAGATTTCAGATTTAGAGAAGCTTAAAAATTCGTTTAAAGAATTACTATCTATAAAAGCAATCATCTCAGAAACGTTAAACAAACTTTTATTAGATTATCAAAATGATGAAAATTCTATAAAAACAGATAACACCAAGCTTGAATCTCATGTAACCACACTTTACAATCAAATTCTAGAAAAAAACAAGGAAACAAAAAAGCTAAAAAGTGACATATTTTCAATACATAACCTTTAAGTTATGTATTGAAATTGTCATAATGAAAAAAATTATTCTTAACAAAGGATCGATTTATCGTTTTAACTAAATATTTAAAAAAACTTGTCATTTATGATTTACATAAATTTTAGACAGAGATAAGTTTGTTAAATTGATTATTGATTTTAAATATCCTTTTTCATGATGACTACAAAAATTCCTCCGATAAAAACAAGACAATATTGTAATTAAATGCTAGAATAAGCAAGCTATTATTTCCATACTCCTTAATTTAATAATAGTAGTTAACAATAGATTAGATTAATATTAATAATGGTGTATACTTTAAAAGAATTATATCAAAATGTACTTAATTTAAAAATTAAGTACATTTTGATAATTTTATTTTTAATAACTGGCGGTTACAAACAAAAAGAAAAATTATATGACAAATTAAAGATTTAATCATAAAGAATTGATCGAATCTTTAAATAATTAATTTACTTTGATATTTTATTACTATTAATACAATAAATAAAAATCAAAAATACATTATTGTCTTAATCCATAAGTAATGCTGAAAACATTATTTTTGATATAAAAGCTAATACCTTATTTTTAATGGAAAAACCTCTATTAATATCATTGAAAAGTACATTCGAAGTCAAAATAAATCTAATAAATCTATTTTATTAAAAAATTTAGCTCCATCTAAACCTAATGGAAATTATAGATGAAGAATTCTTCGTTATTTTTTTGTTTAAAATTCCAACCTATATTTTTTATTTTGCTAACATCGTAAGCCAAATTATTTATAATATTTTTTTCTTATTTATCTCTTATTTTTTCACATGCTTTCATAATTTTTTTGATATTTTCTTTTCATCATCAAAATCATTAAATAATTTATCTAACAAAAACCGAAAGGATTTAACATTACTTTCTTAAAAATCGTAATTTTATTGGATTTTGATTAAACTTTTTTATTGTTTTAATCATTTTATTTCTTAATATAATTAATGCTTCTAATACACCATTTTTATATAAAAATTCTTCTTTCATCGCTTCTCTTCCTATTACATTATCAATTTCAAAATGTTTACTGCCTCGTCAACTAGAAATTCTTTACAAACAATCTCTATAATGCAAAATATCACAAATGCTGTAAATAATTATTTTTTTAATAAAAAATACATTTTGTTTTAAAATTGTTTTAAAATTCAAAAAATTGAGACTATTTTAAATACATGATATATGTTTTTATATCTTAAATAAACACCTGCAAAGCAAAATAATTTTTTAGAACTAAAAATAAGCTATTTCCACAAATTAGAAGTGTGAAACAAAAAAACAGCTTTTGTTAATTTTGTTGGCAAAAAGTTTTAAACAAAGTTTAAGGGCTTAGCTAAATTCTCTCTTTAAAGAACTTATCTAAGCCCCAGACTTTCAAATTAACAAAATACGGTAGTA
This window of the Borreliella valaisiana VS116 genome carries:
- a CDS encoding virulence associated lipoprotein encodes the protein MKYNIIASIFVFLFLNACNPDLSTNQKDVKSYYSKKGVKSNKKRLKSNKKILKPKAEANQNQEAKPTQKVDQNQEEDPDKRIKNTLLDDLRNLIETANADREKSIQKAKEEPVDQYGIAAFKELGWSSPGGEKIADNSERSKRYRKRIYATLNDIDISELKTLSEIIMLSGQTQGLFNTLSTFGETLDDVIVHLYPKKDTLDKLKISDLEKLKNSFKELLSIKAIISETLNKLLLDYQNDENSIKTDNTKLESHVTTLYNQILEKNKETKKLKSDIFSIHNL